One region of Desulforamulus hydrothermalis Lam5 = DSM 18033 genomic DNA includes:
- a CDS encoding TlyA family RNA methyltransferase: protein MAVTKERLDVYLVNNGYFSSREKARAAVMAGLVFVDGAKVDKPGHQVKETARVEVQGNPLPYVSRGGLKLAKAIRAFGIDLKDKVVIDIGASTGGFTDCALQQGARLVYAVDVGYGQLAWKLRSDPRVISLERTNIRYLEPRLLPEKPSFATIDVSFISLALVLPRVDLLTEAQAAGIALIKPQFEAGKEKVGKKGVVRDPAVHVEVIHKILGVVTDLGWQVGGLDFSPIRGPEGNIEYLLYFLKGYQTGAATPKVSEVVGQAHQTLG, encoded by the coding sequence TTGGCAGTAACAAAAGAACGTCTGGATGTTTATCTTGTCAATAACGGTTATTTTTCCAGCCGGGAGAAAGCCCGTGCCGCGGTAATGGCCGGGCTTGTTTTTGTTGACGGGGCCAAGGTGGACAAACCCGGCCACCAGGTAAAAGAAACCGCCCGGGTAGAGGTGCAGGGGAACCCGTTGCCCTATGTCAGCCGCGGCGGCTTAAAGCTGGCCAAGGCTATCCGGGCATTTGGGATTGATTTAAAGGATAAAGTGGTCATTGACATCGGAGCTTCCACCGGGGGATTTACAGACTGTGCGCTGCAGCAGGGGGCCAGGCTGGTATACGCAGTGGACGTAGGCTACGGGCAGCTGGCCTGGAAACTTCGTTCCGATCCCCGGGTGATATCCCTGGAGCGGACCAATATTCGGTATTTGGAGCCCCGGCTGCTGCCGGAAAAACCCTCCTTTGCCACCATTGATGTGTCTTTTATTTCCCTGGCGCTGGTGTTGCCCCGGGTTGACCTGTTGACCGAAGCCCAGGCAGCCGGTATCGCTTTAATCAAACCGCAGTTTGAGGCGGGGAAAGAAAAAGTCGGTAAAAAAGGCGTGGTTCGCGATCCGGCGGTGCACGTTGAGGTTATTCATAAAATATTAGGCGTGGTGACAGACCTGGGCTGGCAAGTGGGCGGTCTGGATTTTTCTCCTATCCGCGGCCCGGAAGGAAATATCGAATACCTGCTGTATTTTCTGAAGGGATATCAAACAGGTGCAGCCACGCCCAAGGTCAGCGAAGTGGTTGGGCAAGCGCATCAGACTTTGGGGTAG
- a CDS encoding PD-(D/E)XK nuclease family protein, whose translation MLALLPVDLLIIGMIAGALIIYNIIKRWQSFRARHRVRQAGKAEAAAGRLLETAGYRILAVQERVPVVTKINGKPHKSHIQADFIVQKGKQVFVVDVKTGEAAQKPAAPENRRQLLEYYLVYRPDGVLVLDMDKLKLYHLEFEVEFPSPRGVSPVPCILSFCAGILAALLIIKGGKIS comes from the coding sequence GTGTTAGCCCTGCTGCCGGTAGATCTTTTAATTATTGGCATGATTGCGGGTGCCCTGATAATTTATAATATAATCAAGCGGTGGCAGTCCTTTAGGGCCAGGCACCGTGTACGGCAGGCCGGCAAAGCTGAGGCGGCGGCCGGCAGGTTGCTTGAAACGGCGGGATACCGTATCCTGGCTGTGCAGGAGAGGGTGCCCGTTGTCACTAAAATTAACGGCAAGCCGCATAAAAGCCATATCCAGGCTGATTTTATTGTACAAAAAGGCAAGCAGGTTTTTGTGGTGGATGTAAAAACCGGCGAGGCCGCCCAAAAACCCGCCGCGCCGGAAAACCGCCGTCAACTGTTGGAGTATTATCTGGTGTATCGCCCGGACGGCGTGCTGGTGCTTGATATGGACAAGCTAAAATTGTATCACCTGGAATTTGAGGTTGAATTTCCCTCCCCGCGGGGTGTTAGTCCGGTTCCCTGTATCCTTTCTTTTTGTGCCGGGATTCTGGCGGCGTTACTAATCATCAAAGGGGGAAAAATCAGTTGA
- a CDS encoding NAD(+)/NADH kinase, whose product MNTIGLVVNSNKGNVSEPVSKVVDWLNQQNIKVLFNQESAALLGRRGEGMPTWELAQQCDCIMVWGGDGTLLNCARQTAATGTPIFGVNLGRLGFLTEIDMPDLRHKMQALIAGHYYIEERMMLQTTVLRQDEIIDRALCLNDAVVAKGSSFRMARLNIKVNQQFVGAFAADGVIIASPTGSTAYSLSAGGPIVTPEVQVMLITPICPHSLANRSIVIAPDSVVEVEVLPCVEDVHLNLDGQYSFPLRAGDKVVVKKASVKARFLKIHKTSFFAVLREKLKEWQQGLD is encoded by the coding sequence TTGAACACCATTGGCCTGGTGGTCAACAGCAATAAAGGCAATGTATCGGAGCCTGTGAGCAAAGTGGTTGACTGGCTTAACCAGCAAAACATTAAGGTTTTGTTTAACCAGGAAAGCGCCGCTTTGCTAGGGCGCCGGGGGGAAGGCATGCCTACCTGGGAGCTGGCACAGCAGTGCGACTGCATTATGGTGTGGGGCGGCGACGGGACGCTGCTGAACTGTGCCCGGCAAACGGCAGCCACCGGGACCCCCATTTTTGGTGTTAATTTGGGCCGGTTGGGCTTTTTGACCGAAATTGATATGCCGGATTTGCGCCATAAGATGCAAGCCTTAATTGCCGGCCATTACTACATAGAAGAAAGAATGATGCTGCAAACCACCGTGCTGCGGCAAGATGAAATAATAGACCGGGCATTATGCTTAAACGATGCTGTGGTAGCCAAGGGATCTTCCTTTCGTATGGCACGGTTAAACATAAAAGTTAATCAACAGTTTGTGGGAGCATTTGCTGCCGACGGCGTGATTATCGCCAGCCCAACCGGTTCCACGGCTTATTCCCTGTCGGCCGGCGGGCCCATTGTGACGCCGGAAGTACAAGTGATGTTAATTACGCCTATTTGTCCCCATTCCTTGGCCAACCGTTCTATTGTCATTGCGCCTGACAGCGTTGTGGAAGTTGAGGTTTTGCCCTGCGTGGAGGATGTGCATTTAAACTTAGACGGGCAGTACAGCTTCCCCTTAAGGGCCGGTGACAAGGTCGTGGTAAAAAAGGCGTCAGTTAAGGCACGCTTTTTAAAAATACACAAGACGAGTTTTTTTGCAGTTCTGCGGGAAAAATTAAAGGAGTGGCAGCAGGGACTTGATTAA
- a CDS encoding tRNA (mnm(5)s(2)U34)-methyltransferase, with the protein MINWFMAAKLGHYFLAEILQEGHTAVDGTMGNGHDTLMLAELVGARGKVYAFDIQSQALNNTRRRLAEAGLLDGRVQLIQDGHQHIKQYVQQTIQGAIFNLGYLPGGDHSVITRPDTTLTAIRHTLELLAPAGRLVVVVYPGHPGGRVEQEAVEALAARLDSLQFRVLRMTLLNRPPSAPGVIMIEKVRD; encoded by the coding sequence TTGATTAACTGGTTTATGGCAGCCAAACTGGGGCATTATTTTTTGGCAGAAATTTTGCAAGAGGGACATACTGCGGTGGACGGCACCATGGGCAACGGGCATGATACCTTAATGCTGGCTGAGCTGGTGGGGGCCCGGGGCAAGGTTTATGCCTTTGATATCCAGAGCCAGGCTCTAAACAACACCCGCCGGCGGCTGGCGGAGGCGGGCCTGCTGGATGGACGGGTGCAGCTTATTCAAGACGGCCACCAGCATATTAAACAATATGTTCAACAGACCATTCAGGGGGCCATTTTTAATTTGGGTTATTTGCCAGGCGGTGACCACTCAGTTATTACCCGCCCTGATACTACCCTGACGGCCATCCGACACACCCTGGAACTGCTGGCCCCTGCCGGGCGCCTGGTGGTAGTGGTCTACCCGGGACACCCGGGCGGGCGGGTCGAGCAGGAGGCGGTGGAAGCACTGGCAGCCAGGTTGGATTCTCTGCAGTTCAGGGTTTTGCGTATGACTTTGCTCAACCGGCCACCCTCAGCACCGGGAGTAATTATGATAGAGAAGGTGAGGGATTAA
- the argR gene encoding arginine repressor, whose amino-acid sequence MKAQRQAKILEIVRERIIETQEELAAALRAEGFEVTQATVSRDIKELSLIKIPGENNTSYYASPDEPVLRRGNEDRLRRLVRMSLTDINSSENLIIIKTPPGEAQGLASAIDQSHWPEIIGTVAGDDTILIITKPKEITPQVVQRFLELARG is encoded by the coding sequence GTGAAGGCGCAGCGCCAGGCTAAAATATTAGAAATAGTTCGTGAAAGAATTATAGAAACCCAGGAAGAATTGGCGGCTGCCCTGCGGGCAGAAGGATTTGAAGTGACCCAGGCTACGGTATCAAGGGATATCAAAGAATTAAGTTTAATTAAAATCCCGGGTGAAAACAATACCTCTTACTACGCTTCACCTGACGAACCGGTGTTGCGACGGGGCAATGAAGACCGGCTCAGACGCTTGGTTCGCATGTCTCTGACCGATATTAATTCCAGCGAAAACCTGATTATTATTAAAACACCTCCGGGGGAAGCCCAGGGCCTGGCTTCCGCCATTGACCAGTCCCACTGGCCTGAGATCATTGGTACCGTGGCCGGCGACGATACCATCCTCATTATCACCAAACCTAAAGAAATCACACCGCAGGTTGTGCAGCGATTCCTGGAATTGGCAAGGGGGTAG
- the recN gene encoding DNA repair protein RecN, translated as MLLSLYIKNFALIDDVEVTFAKGLNIITGETGAGKSMLIDALQVALGSRASTEFIRTGRDRATVQAIFDVSELDWMKQRMAELGVEWEEDGLLVLAREISHSGKNTCRLNGRPVSLSLYRRMGSGLVDMLGQHEQQILLDQDRHRQLLDKWGGPRLLAQAAKVHDIYSRWREASDSLQSLESNAREVARRLDMLSFQIEEISRAQLSEQEEDGLVAERRLLVNAEKISRLAGEVYDYLYGGERGITPAVETAGKALASLKELAEIDPQLAGLTEILEPVLYQVEDVAREIASYRDNLEYHPGRLDEIEHRLSLIKQLKYKYGTTVKEILAYKESAEAELHRLSHRTEEAEALQAKIKAAAEAWQQEAQALSQLRRQAARTLEERAAGELRYLEMGGVDFRVGFTEVPELSPRGKEEIEFLIAPNPGEPLRPLRKTASGGELSRIMLALKVLLAGVDEVPTLIFDEIDTGVGGKALQAIGEKLAQVGRQRQVICVTHGPQVACFADTHYLISKKVMAGHTRTTVERLDEQGRVEELARMLAGRQITDVVKNHARQMLKMSAAYKK; from the coding sequence GTGCTCCTTTCGTTATATATTAAAAATTTTGCCTTGATTGATGATGTTGAAGTGACCTTTGCCAAGGGGCTGAACATTATAACAGGCGAAACCGGTGCCGGTAAGTCCATGTTGATTGATGCCCTGCAAGTGGCGCTGGGCAGCCGCGCTTCAACGGAATTTATCCGTACCGGTCGTGACAGGGCCACCGTGCAGGCTATCTTTGACGTTTCCGAGTTAGACTGGATGAAGCAGCGGATGGCAGAACTGGGTGTTGAATGGGAAGAAGACGGGTTGCTGGTGCTGGCCAGAGAGATCAGCCACAGCGGCAAGAACACTTGCCGCCTCAACGGGCGGCCGGTTAGCCTGAGTCTTTATCGCCGGATGGGCAGCGGGCTGGTGGACATGCTGGGCCAGCATGAACAGCAAATTCTTTTAGATCAGGACAGGCACCGGCAACTGCTGGATAAATGGGGCGGTCCCCGGCTGTTGGCCCAGGCCGCCAAAGTGCACGATATTTACAGCCGCTGGCGGGAGGCCTCCGACAGTCTGCAAAGCCTGGAGTCCAACGCCAGAGAAGTGGCCCGGCGGCTGGATATGCTTTCTTTTCAAATTGAGGAAATCAGCCGGGCACAGTTGTCAGAACAGGAGGAAGACGGGCTGGTGGCCGAGCGGCGGCTGCTGGTGAATGCTGAAAAAATTTCCCGTCTGGCCGGCGAGGTCTATGACTACCTGTACGGGGGAGAAAGGGGGATAACCCCGGCCGTTGAAACAGCGGGCAAAGCCCTTGCATCACTTAAGGAACTGGCAGAGATTGACCCCCAGCTGGCCGGTTTAACGGAGATACTGGAACCGGTTCTTTACCAGGTGGAGGATGTGGCCCGGGAAATTGCTTCCTATCGTGATAACCTGGAATATCATCCGGGGCGGCTGGACGAAATTGAACACCGCCTTTCCTTAATTAAGCAGCTGAAGTACAAATACGGCACTACTGTTAAAGAGATACTGGCCTACAAAGAGTCAGCCGAGGCTGAACTGCACCGGTTAAGCCATCGAACAGAAGAAGCCGAAGCATTACAGGCAAAAATTAAAGCTGCGGCCGAAGCATGGCAGCAGGAAGCACAAGCTCTCAGTCAACTGCGTAGGCAAGCGGCCCGCACATTGGAAGAAAGAGCCGCCGGAGAGCTGCGCTATCTGGAAATGGGCGGCGTGGATTTTCGGGTTGGTTTTACGGAGGTGCCGGAATTATCACCCCGGGGTAAAGAAGAGATAGAATTTCTTATTGCCCCCAACCCGGGCGAACCGCTTAGGCCCTTGCGAAAAACAGCTTCCGGGGGCGAGCTTTCCAGGATTATGCTGGCCCTCAAGGTGCTGTTAGCCGGTGTGGATGAGGTGCCCACCCTGATCTTTGACGAAATTGATACAGGGGTGGGGGGCAAAGCGCTGCAGGCCATCGGCGAAAAGTTAGCCCAGGTGGGACGGCAGCGTCAGGTTATTTGCGTCACCCATGGGCCGCAGGTAGCCTGTTTTGCCGACACTCATTACTTAATCAGCAAAAAAGTAATGGCCGGACACACCCGGACAACCGTTGAGCGTTTGGATGAACAGGGCCGCGTGGAGGAACTGGCCAGAATGCTGGCGGGCCGGCAAATTACCGATGTGGTGAAAAACCATGCCCGGCAAATGTTAAAAATGTCTGCTGCCTATAAAAAATAA
- the spoIVB gene encoding SpoIVB peptidase has product MEQKNKTPLLCLVVIFLGLCLQLPFQTINNLPVHQRVTVGERLNLNLSLPKFLAPHCRYTVDGMQPSNFGLNDITPVAATPGRLDVQIKLFGFIPVRHLTVSVVPEIRVIPGGQAIGVMVESEGVMVVGRSVIIDRQGRRHNPAAAAGIELGDVLLKVNGIKVETESQVRDLINNLGQAGKPLQMELKRRQSRVTYRTTVKPIYCQETKRYRIGLYVRDGTAGVGTMTFYEPRTKSYGALGHIISDLDTCQPIELGRGKVMGARIEGIRMGKKGLPGEKMGVFRGDADLSGNIIKNTNCGIFGKLTQEPKNIYRKDALPVAMAHEIKEGPAEIYTVVQGEQIEKFNIEIQQVHPQGRSEGKGMIIKITDPQLLRKTGGIVQGMSGSPIIQEGKLVGAVTHVFVNDPARGYGVLAEWMLDDSGILPEQVSKRNVEKMTILALKLGYSLKI; this is encoded by the coding sequence TTGGAGCAAAAAAATAAAACACCACTGCTTTGCCTGGTGGTTATATTTTTGGGCCTTTGTTTACAGCTACCGTTCCAAACTATTAATAACCTGCCGGTTCACCAGCGGGTTACAGTGGGCGAAAGATTAAACCTAAATCTTAGTTTGCCCAAATTTTTAGCGCCTCATTGCCGGTATACCGTTGACGGCATGCAACCGTCAAATTTTGGTTTAAATGATATAACACCGGTTGCCGCTACCCCTGGTCGGCTGGATGTGCAGATAAAACTGTTTGGGTTTATCCCGGTCAGACACCTGACTGTCAGTGTAGTGCCGGAAATCAGGGTTATTCCGGGCGGTCAAGCCATTGGCGTGATGGTCGAATCAGAAGGCGTGATGGTGGTGGGCAGGTCGGTAATTATTGACCGGCAGGGCCGCCGGCACAACCCGGCTGCAGCAGCCGGCATCGAATTGGGCGATGTGCTGCTGAAAGTCAACGGCATAAAAGTAGAAACCGAAAGCCAGGTCAGGGATTTAATAAATAACTTAGGGCAGGCCGGCAAGCCGCTGCAAATGGAATTAAAGCGCCGGCAGTCCCGGGTAACCTACCGTACCACGGTAAAACCCATATATTGCCAGGAAACAAAACGCTATCGTATCGGTTTATATGTCAGGGACGGTACGGCGGGCGTAGGCACCATGACATTTTATGAACCAAGAACCAAAAGCTATGGCGCCCTGGGACATATCATCAGTGACCTTGATACCTGCCAACCCATTGAACTGGGCCGGGGAAAGGTTATGGGAGCCCGCATTGAAGGAATCAGAATGGGAAAAAAAGGCCTGCCCGGCGAGAAAATGGGGGTTTTCAGGGGTGATGCCGATCTTTCCGGCAATATTATCAAAAACACCAACTGTGGTATTTTCGGCAAGCTCACCCAGGAACCTAAAAATATATACCGAAAAGATGCCCTTCCGGTAGCCATGGCCCATGAAATTAAAGAAGGCCCCGCTGAAATATATACAGTGGTGCAGGGAGAGCAGATAGAAAAATTTAACATAGAAATTCAGCAGGTGCATCCCCAGGGCAGGTCAGAGGGTAAGGGGATGATAATTAAAATTACAGACCCACAATTGCTGCGAAAAACCGGCGGCATAGTACAAGGTATGTCAGGTAGTCCCATTATTCAAGAGGGCAAGCTGGTTGGTGCCGTAACTCATGTTTTTGTCAACGACCCCGCCAGAGGTTATGGAGTATTGGCAGAATGGATGTTAGATGACTCAGGCATATTGCCCGAACAAGTGAGCAAAAGAAATGTGGAAAAAATGACGATATTAGCCTTAAAGCTTGGTTATAGTTTAAAAATTTAA
- the spo0A gene encoding sporulation transcription factor Spo0A — protein sequence MMRKAIKVLIADDNREFCELLKEFINQQDDFILAGIANNGLEALEIINQQAPDVMVLDIIMPHLDGIGVLEKISSGAVGHKPKVIMLTAFGQESVTARAVELGADYYILKPFDFSVLATRIRQLADGVAVSQYISSLKPRNLDVAVTNIIHEMGVPAHIKGYHYLREAILCVINEVNLLGAVTKELYPMIAQKYQTTPSRVERAIRHAIELAWDRGNVEMMTKFFGYTINLERGKPTNSEFIAMVADKLRIESKVS from the coding sequence ATGATGAGAAAGGCTATTAAGGTTTTAATTGCTGATGATAACAGAGAATTCTGTGAATTATTGAAAGAATTTATCAATCAGCAGGATGATTTTATTTTGGCCGGCATTGCCAATAATGGATTGGAAGCCTTGGAAATAATTAACCAACAGGCACCCGATGTGATGGTTCTTGATATTATTATGCCACACCTGGATGGCATCGGTGTGCTGGAGAAAATATCATCCGGAGCGGTCGGTCATAAACCAAAGGTTATTATGCTTACCGCTTTCGGACAAGAAAGTGTTACCGCCCGGGCGGTTGAGCTGGGTGCAGATTACTATATTTTAAAACCCTTCGATTTTTCTGTTCTGGCCACCCGTATTCGCCAGCTGGCCGACGGGGTTGCTGTATCCCAATATATCTCTTCGCTTAAGCCTCGCAACCTGGATGTTGCCGTTACCAACATCATCCATGAAATGGGTGTTCCTGCTCACATCAAAGGTTACCACTATTTAAGGGAAGCTATCCTTTGTGTTATTAACGAAGTTAATTTATTGGGGGCTGTTACCAAAGAGCTGTACCCCATGATTGCCCAAAAATACCAGACTACACCCAGCCGGGTGGAACGGGCCATCAGGCATGCCATTGAGCTGGCCTGGGATCGCGGCAATGTTGAGATGATGACCAAATTCTTTGGCTATACCATAAATTTAGAACGGGGCAAGCCCACCAACAGTGAATTTATTGCTATGGTGGCGGATAAACTGCGCATTGAGAGTAAAGTGAGTTAG
- a CDS encoding PAS domain S-box protein, whose product MKYQEHAQEEIAARLRALEEENSRLKNENDILNSIIEQATDGIVLVDQQGLIIKWNQEMERLTGLPKPEVLGQPALAVRSRIKQGPNSGRPGQGRMLEQMLNGRVPLNKQVIEQEITAGNQTLTIQDMPFSITTDKGSWACGVIRDITALKQIQAKLQEQLVFMQQVLDTVPCPIFYKDLAGVYKGCNKAFEEFTGLPRTAVIGKTVFDLYPKDAARLYGEKDSELINNHGIQKYESIFKHADGSLRHVIFQKALYCDHNGQAQGIVGVCLDITEETRLAKELVRANEELTRLLESICDGFVALDQQLRFIYLNQAAKQIFSKVMATGDLIGKSALGSHPCFTAISQKLHYALANQVPVHFETFAVNKWIEIHCYPAGPGLSVFFRDVTAQKNTELALASSEERFYKIFNNSPFPMAITDLHTNKILSVNSKFLELTEYRLGEVLGRTFQDLNLWVNPDRRQMVINRLLETGRLYNFELEIRSKSGKIITGLFSAQLLNFSGQTHVLSICNDITEFKQYQKEMARLERLNIIGQMAGTLAHEVRQPLTSLKGFLQLLGSNEMYHRHKHYFDFMQSEIDRINDIITNFLALAKNKPAELRPYKLNLIIEELFPLLQADALNFGVNLILEPSDTPWLLLDRREIHQLILNLVRNGLEATETGKQVTVGTYVEDDRVVLFVKDQGKGIDPSLLDKLGTPFVTTKPEGTGLGLATCYSIAERHRAAVAVDTSPAGTAFYVKFNIPSE is encoded by the coding sequence ATGAAATATCAAGAACATGCCCAGGAAGAAATTGCCGCCAGGCTGCGGGCCTTAGAGGAAGAAAACAGCCGGCTGAAAAATGAAAATGACATTTTAAACAGCATTATTGAACAAGCCACCGACGGTATCGTGCTGGTTGACCAGCAGGGTTTGATAATCAAGTGGAACCAAGAAATGGAGCGGTTAACCGGCCTGCCCAAGCCGGAGGTTCTCGGCCAGCCCGCCCTGGCTGTGCGCTCACGCATTAAGCAGGGGCCAAACAGCGGCCGCCCCGGTCAGGGACGTATGCTTGAACAAATGTTAAACGGCCGGGTACCACTTAACAAACAAGTCATCGAACAAGAAATAACCGCCGGCAACCAAACCCTTACCATCCAGGATATGCCCTTCAGCATCACAACAGACAAGGGTTCTTGGGCCTGCGGCGTCATCAGGGATATTACCGCCTTAAAGCAAATTCAGGCCAAGCTGCAGGAGCAGCTGGTGTTTATGCAGCAGGTGTTGGATACCGTCCCCTGCCCGATTTTTTATAAGGATTTAGCCGGCGTTTACAAGGGGTGCAACAAAGCCTTTGAAGAATTTACCGGCCTGCCCCGGACAGCCGTCATCGGAAAAACCGTGTTTGATTTATACCCAAAAGATGCCGCCCGCTTGTACGGTGAGAAAGACTCTGAACTGATAAACAATCACGGCATCCAGAAGTATGAGAGCATATTCAAGCATGCCGACGGCAGCCTGCGTCATGTTATCTTCCAAAAGGCCCTTTACTGCGACCACAACGGCCAGGCCCAGGGCATTGTCGGCGTGTGCCTGGATATTACGGAAGAAACAAGGCTGGCCAAAGAGCTGGTCAGGGCCAATGAAGAATTAACCCGGCTGTTGGAAAGCATCTGCGACGGTTTTGTGGCTTTAGACCAACAGCTCAGGTTTATTTACCTCAACCAGGCGGCCAAACAAATCTTCAGTAAAGTAATGGCTACCGGTGACCTGATTGGCAAAAGCGCCCTGGGCAGCCATCCCTGTTTTACGGCCATCAGCCAAAAGCTGCATTATGCACTGGCCAACCAGGTGCCGGTTCATTTTGAAACATTCGCTGTTAACAAGTGGATTGAGATTCATTGCTATCCGGCCGGCCCCGGTTTGTCGGTATTTTTCCGGGATGTTACGGCCCAGAAAAATACTGAATTGGCCTTGGCCTCCTCCGAGGAACGATTTTATAAAATTTTTAACAACAGCCCCTTCCCCATGGCCATTACCGACTTACATACCAATAAAATATTAAGCGTTAACAGCAAATTTCTTGAACTGACAGAATACCGGCTTGGTGAGGTATTGGGGCGCACCTTTCAGGACCTAAACCTGTGGGTTAACCCGGACAGGCGTCAAATGGTGATTAATAGGCTGTTGGAAACCGGCCGGCTTTATAATTTTGAATTGGAAATCCGCAGCAAATCAGGTAAAATTATTACCGGTTTGTTTTCTGCCCAGTTATTAAACTTTTCCGGACAAACACATGTTTTGAGCATTTGCAACGACATTACAGAATTTAAACAATATCAAAAAGAAATGGCCCGTTTGGAACGCTTAAACATTATTGGGCAAATGGCGGGAACACTGGCCCACGAAGTAAGACAACCCCTTACCTCTTTAAAAGGTTTTTTGCAGCTGCTGGGCAGCAACGAGATGTATCACCGGCACAAGCATTATTTTGACTTTATGCAAAGTGAAATAGACCGCATTAACGATATTATTACTAATTTTCTTGCCCTGGCTAAAAACAAGCCTGCTGAATTAAGGCCCTATAAACTTAACCTGATTATCGAAGAACTGTTCCCGTTGCTGCAAGCGGATGCCTTGAATTTTGGCGTTAACCTGATATTGGAACCTTCGGATACCCCCTGGCTGCTGTTGGATCGCCGGGAAATTCACCAGTTAATTCTTAACCTTGTCCGCAACGGTCTGGAAGCAACAGAAACCGGTAAGCAAGTAACAGTAGGAACTTATGTGGAAGACGACCGGGTGGTATTGTTTGTAAAGGACCAGGGCAAAGGCATCGACCCGTCACTGCTGGATAAACTGGGTACACCCTTTGTCACTACCAAACCTGAGGGCACCGGCCTGGGCTTGGCAACCTGTTACAGTATTGCCGAACGGCACCGGGCTGCTGTAGCGGTTGACACTTCCCCTGCCGGCACTGCTTTTTACGTTAAATTCAACATACCGTCTGAATAA